The following nucleotide sequence is from Actinomycetes bacterium.
CGTGCTCGGGGGTGTCGATGCCGATCAGCCGCACCACCGCCCGGTGGTCCACGATCACCGTGTCGCCGTCGACGACCTTGGTGACCCTGCCGGTGTCGTAGGTGCCGGCCTGGCCGGACGTGAGAGGCCCGGCGACGAGCAGCG
It contains:
- a CDS encoding nuclease; this encodes MRSVLRPALAALTSAAAVVPLLVAGPLTSGQAGTYDTGRVTKVVDGDTVIVDHRAVVRLIGIDTPEH